A single Paenibacillus sp. FSL R5-0517 DNA region contains:
- a CDS encoding amino acid adenylation domain-containing protein produces the protein MSGAVQTSHRRNTAWHLSSAQSGIWYAQQLNPDNPMYNTAEYVVIEGQIHTGRLEESVRQTVMEAESLNMVYGENEQGPWQCLRTNRNDWTFHVMDVRNQADPHMAALNWMKQDLARPVDLAVGPLFTEALFRVSEDRYYWYQRIHHIAIDGYGVSLITRRVASLYSASFQGEGAGQIQGTAAFGSLTSVLEEDEAYSTSTSREQDQQFWIERFADAPDVVSLGESVSRTSTEFLRQSAVFTPSQREQLQAAAGRFGATWPDLCVAATAVYVQRMTGSNDVVLALPVMCRLGSASLRVPGMVMNVLPLRLYLNSQMNLSELMGQIVKEIRSVRKHQRYRHQDLRRDLKLLGENRRLFGPMINVMPFHHELNFAGARGMIHNLSTGPVDDLSIHIVDQGHGHGLGISFDANPSIYVDSELRNHQLRYVQILQSMMSEGAEDISVGQINILLPAEREQVLEGWNQTQHAVAECNSAALFEQQVRRTPLADAITFEGSLLTYAELNERANQLAHELIQTYGVGPEQVVGIAMPRSLEVVIAIVAVHKTGAAYLPLDPDYPQERLIYMLEDAKPACVVTVMNNFSHIPQASSVPILVMDEPDSIQAVSGRSGSNPEDDDLSGTASLLNPAYLIYTSGSTGKPKGVAVTHLGLANLLEDMKTRLQVGPQDRWLSVTTIAFDISVLEIFLPLTTGARLDIAQKETILDPVALARKMREQETTIMQATPTLWQSLVASCPGRFDGVTVITGGEALSEELKLSLEALGCQVNNQYGPTETTIYSTAASLRKGHSGKPSIGGPVRNTQLYVLDQSMQPVPPGVAGELYIAGEGLARGYLGRPDLTAERFVASPFGQPGSRMYRTGDLAKWLPDGSIDYLGRADHQIKIRGFRIELGEIESVISRYPGVAQVTVMAREDQPGNQRLAAYIVADAEDRQADMDLADIRAHVGDALPDYMVPSAFMLLPEMPLTPNKKIDRKRLPVPALTTSANGREARTPQEEILCSLFAEILGVARIGIDDDFFELGGHSLLAGRIIARVRDVFGAELNIGSVFESPTAAGLARKLDQAKSVRPVIQPVPRAGEIPLSFAQRRLWFLYCLEGANPTYNIPLVARLTGKLDVDALRNALQDIVARHETLRTLYPPDLGSASQHILPASEVTVNMKLTRALSEKLPELLAEASRYSFELSTEPGIRAELFHTDADEHALLLLIHHIAGDGWSLSRLILDLSEAYTARLRGSAPAWEPLRIQYADYAVWQESLLGDEKRQDSLIARQLAFWTDRLAGLPEQITFPADYARPVVSSYRGGSVPFTISQRLHEQLAIVAREHKVSLFMLLHSALSVLLTRMGAGTDIAIGTPIAGRSDDALDDVVGMFINTLVLRTDTSGDPTFRELLARVRDADLAAYEHQDLPFERLVEVLNPPRSRSKHPLFQVMLVLQNTPDVRLDLPGVEAETRIHGLGSSKFDLTLELTEKREQNGLPAGIEGVLEYSTDLYRESTAGELVVRLMQVLEDAVQQTDERISRFDLVTPSEHAQLEKEWISSPDEGPQLTIAERFEVQAAAHPSSVALHCEDIRMTYRELNARANRLARLLIAEGAGPEQMVALALPRSVEMVVAILAVLKTGAAYLPLDPHYPADRLTHMLTDAAPKVLITSTDVYALLPQMANIECINMDDLHTQGQLESMDERNPADHERNGRVTPLSPAYMIYTSGSTGKPKGVVIPHANVIRLLDATQHWFLFDESDVWTLFHSYAFDFSVWEIWGPLLYGGSLVVVPHEISRSPGAFLRLLAEKKVTVLNQTPSAFYQLMQADRENPVWGQQLALRYVIFGGEALELGRLDDWYERHADDTPRLINMYGITETTVHVSYKELHAGSAAEGVSSWIGCAIPDLRVYVLDDNLKPVPTGVTGEMYVAGAGLARGYWGRPDLTAERFVADPYGPPGTRMYRTGDLAKRLHDGSLDYLGRADQQVKIRGFRIELGEIEAVLAKHPSVAQAAVIVREDQPGDKRLAAYIVPASDNEAELETPALRRHAAASLPDYMVPSAVVWMDILPLTPNGKLDRKALPAPEMQCSVDGRAPRNPQEQILCDLFAEVLGLRSVSIDDSFFELGGHSLLAVRLMSRIREAMGKEPGIGILFETATVAGLAERLEMGADSGKSSLQVLLPLRTHGQHPPVFCVHPAGGLSWCYAGLMKHLGMEYPLYGLQARGIAEYEVLPSTLEDMTADYIRHIRSVQPEGPYRLLGWSLGGNVAQAMAVQLQSEGEEVEFLAMLDAYPSHYLPIRGEPDEEEALTALLALGGYDPDSIGDGPLDMATAMRILRSEGSALASLDEETIMKLRKTYENSVRILGAYTPSRFEGDLIFFRSTIIPDWFDPIEPEMWNAFIGGQLERHDIACRHKDLCQPGPLEEICRTLSIRLEMLNKNRNIQHK, from the coding sequence TTGAGCGGGGCGGTGCAGACGTCACATCGTCGGAACACAGCTTGGCATTTATCTTCTGCACAGTCTGGCATCTGGTATGCCCAACAGTTGAATCCGGACAACCCGATGTACAACACGGCCGAGTATGTGGTTATTGAAGGTCAGATCCATACGGGACGATTAGAGGAGAGTGTACGCCAGACCGTGATGGAGGCCGAATCGCTGAATATGGTATATGGGGAAAATGAGCAAGGCCCGTGGCAATGTCTGCGCACCAATAGGAATGATTGGACATTCCATGTCATGGATGTTCGTAATCAGGCTGATCCTCATATGGCTGCGCTCAACTGGATGAAGCAGGATCTGGCACGGCCTGTTGATCTGGCAGTTGGTCCACTCTTCACAGAAGCCCTGTTCCGGGTGAGCGAAGATCGGTATTACTGGTACCAGCGCATTCACCATATTGCGATTGATGGGTACGGCGTATCCCTGATCACACGCAGGGTTGCCAGCTTGTACTCTGCAAGCTTTCAGGGAGAGGGTGCGGGACAGATACAGGGAACGGCAGCGTTTGGATCACTGACTTCTGTTCTGGAAGAAGATGAAGCGTACTCAACCTCCACCAGTCGAGAGCAGGATCAGCAGTTTTGGATCGAACGATTCGCGGATGCACCGGATGTGGTCAGTCTGGGTGAAAGTGTTTCGCGTACATCCACCGAGTTCTTACGACAGAGTGCGGTCTTCACGCCGTCACAACGGGAGCAATTGCAAGCAGCAGCGGGAAGGTTCGGTGCGACTTGGCCGGATCTGTGTGTAGCGGCAACAGCGGTCTATGTGCAGCGAATGACAGGGTCCAACGATGTTGTTCTGGCCTTGCCCGTGATGTGCCGATTGGGTTCTGCATCTCTACGTGTTCCGGGCATGGTCATGAATGTGCTTCCGCTCCGCCTGTACCTGAATTCGCAGATGAACTTGTCTGAATTGATGGGACAGATTGTGAAGGAGATTCGGTCGGTACGCAAACACCAGCGATACCGACATCAGGACCTGCGGCGGGACCTCAAGCTTCTGGGAGAGAATCGGCGTCTGTTTGGACCGATGATCAATGTAATGCCCTTCCATCATGAGTTGAATTTTGCAGGCGCACGCGGCATGATCCATAATCTGTCCACCGGTCCAGTGGATGACCTGTCGATTCATATTGTAGACCAGGGACATGGTCATGGACTGGGTATTTCTTTTGATGCGAACCCTTCGATCTATGTGGATTCGGAACTGCGTAATCATCAGCTTCGTTATGTGCAAATCCTGCAATCCATGATGTCAGAAGGGGCAGAAGACATATCGGTTGGACAGATCAACATTCTGCTCCCTGCCGAACGCGAACAAGTGCTGGAAGGATGGAATCAGACGCAACATGCCGTTGCTGAGTGCAATTCAGCAGCGTTATTCGAGCAGCAGGTTCGGCGTACACCTCTTGCAGATGCAATAACATTCGAAGGGTCATTGCTAACCTACGCAGAGCTGAACGAGCGTGCGAATCAACTGGCACATGAACTGATACAGACTTACGGAGTAGGGCCTGAGCAGGTAGTTGGCATTGCCATGCCTCGTTCACTGGAAGTGGTTATCGCGATTGTAGCTGTTCACAAAACAGGAGCAGCCTATCTGCCCCTTGATCCAGATTATCCTCAAGAGCGTCTCATCTACATGTTGGAGGATGCCAAGCCTGCTTGTGTAGTGACGGTGATGAACAACTTCTCTCATATTCCGCAGGCGTCCAGTGTACCGATTCTGGTCATGGATGAACCGGACAGTATACAGGCAGTGAGCGGTCGGTCGGGAAGCAATCCCGAAGATGACGATCTGTCAGGCACGGCTTCTCTGCTCAACCCTGCGTATCTGATCTATACCTCGGGTTCTACCGGTAAACCAAAGGGTGTGGCTGTGACCCATCTTGGATTAGCGAATCTGCTTGAAGATATGAAGACGAGACTACAGGTCGGTCCGCAGGATCGCTGGCTGTCGGTGACCACGATTGCTTTTGACATCTCGGTACTGGAAATCTTCCTGCCTCTGACGACTGGGGCCAGACTGGATATCGCACAAAAGGAAACCATTCTTGATCCGGTAGCACTGGCCAGGAAGATGAGAGAGCAAGAGACGACGATTATGCAGGCTACGCCAACGTTATGGCAGTCTCTGGTTGCGAGCTGCCCGGGAAGGTTCGACGGAGTAACGGTGATTACCGGAGGAGAGGCCTTATCCGAGGAACTGAAGCTTTCGCTGGAGGCGTTGGGGTGTCAGGTCAATAATCAGTACGGGCCAACGGAGACAACCATCTATTCTACAGCTGCATCGCTTAGGAAAGGACATTCAGGCAAACCGTCTATTGGTGGTCCCGTTCGTAACACACAGCTCTATGTGCTGGATCAGAGTATGCAACCTGTCCCTCCGGGTGTAGCAGGGGAATTGTATATCGCAGGAGAGGGACTTGCACGGGGATATTTGGGCAGACCTGATCTGACCGCAGAACGTTTTGTCGCGAGTCCCTTCGGACAGCCGGGCAGTAGAATGTACCGGACAGGAGACTTGGCTAAATGGTTGCCGGACGGTTCCATCGATTATTTGGGACGAGCAGATCATCAGATCAAAATCAGGGGCTTTCGCATTGAACTGGGGGAGATTGAATCCGTCATCTCCAGATATCCGGGTGTAGCACAGGTCACGGTCATGGCACGTGAAGACCAACCTGGGAACCAGCGGTTAGCGGCATATATTGTGGCTGATGCTGAAGATCGTCAAGCTGACATGGATTTGGCTGATATCAGAGCACACGTAGGTGATGCGTTACCGGATTATATGGTGCCTTCTGCCTTCATGCTGCTTCCAGAGATGCCGCTGACACCGAACAAAAAAATCGATCGCAAACGCCTTCCTGTGCCTGCATTGACAACTAGTGCAAACGGAAGGGAGGCACGTACACCGCAGGAGGAGATCCTGTGCAGCCTATTTGCAGAGATTCTGGGTGTAGCTCGCATAGGGATTGATGATGATTTCTTCGAACTGGGTGGACATTCCCTGCTGGCCGGGCGAATTATAGCCCGAGTGCGTGATGTATTCGGAGCTGAATTGAACATCGGCAGTGTGTTTGAATCTCCGACAGCGGCAGGGCTTGCCCGAAAGCTGGATCAGGCGAAGTCCGTCAGACCCGTTATTCAACCTGTTCCGCGTGCGGGTGAGATTCCGCTTTCCTTTGCCCAGCGACGGTTATGGTTCCTTTATTGCCTTGAGGGGGCTAATCCCACCTACAATATTCCGTTGGTTGCACGGTTGACCGGGAAGCTGGATGTGGACGCTCTCCGAAACGCTCTGCAAGATATTGTTGCCCGTCACGAGACGCTGCGCACATTGTATCCGCCAGATCTGGGTTCGGCGAGCCAGCATATCCTCCCTGCATCAGAGGTGACGGTGAATATGAAGCTCACCCGGGCTTTGTCTGAGAAACTGCCCGAGCTGCTGGCAGAAGCGTCACGTTACAGCTTCGAGCTTAGTACCGAGCCGGGTATACGCGCGGAATTGTTCCATACGGATGCGGATGAACATGCATTGCTGTTGCTGATTCATCACATTGCAGGGGACGGATGGTCCTTATCAAGGCTCATCCTGGACTTGTCGGAGGCCTATACTGCTCGTCTGCGTGGGTCCGCTCCGGCTTGGGAGCCGCTACGCATTCAGTATGCAGATTATGCGGTGTGGCAGGAGAGCCTGCTTGGGGATGAGAAGCGGCAGGACAGTCTGATCGCGAGGCAGTTAGCGTTCTGGACTGATCGGCTAGCAGGATTGCCAGAACAAATCACGTTCCCGGCAGACTATGCCCGTCCAGTTGTGTCCAGTTACCGAGGCGGATCGGTGCCGTTTACGATCAGTCAACGTCTGCATGAGCAACTTGCGATAGTTGCCCGTGAGCATAAAGTCAGTCTGTTTATGCTTCTGCACTCCGCGTTATCTGTGCTGCTTACTCGAATGGGTGCAGGGACGGATATTGCGATAGGTACACCGATTGCCGGACGGAGTGACGATGCGCTGGATGATGTCGTGGGGATGTTCATCAATACGCTTGTTCTGCGTACAGACACCTCGGGCGATCCTACTTTCCGAGAGCTATTGGCCCGCGTGCGGGATGCAGATCTTGCGGCTTATGAACATCAGGATTTACCGTTTGAACGGCTGGTCGAAGTGCTGAATCCGCCCCGATCTCGTTCCAAACATCCACTCTTTCAGGTGATGCTGGTGCTTCAAAACACGCCAGATGTTCGTCTTGACCTGCCAGGTGTTGAAGCGGAGACTCGCATCCACGGTTTGGGTTCATCCAAATTCGATCTCACACTTGAACTGACGGAGAAACGGGAGCAGAACGGACTTCCAGCCGGAATTGAAGGTGTACTGGAGTATAGTACAGATCTCTACCGTGAATCGACTGCTGGAGAGCTGGTGGTTCGGTTAATGCAGGTGCTTGAGGATGCCGTACAGCAGACGGATGAACGCATCAGCAGATTTGACCTGGTTACACCTTCAGAGCATGCCCAGCTTGAAAAGGAATGGATATCTTCACCGGATGAAGGTCCACAGCTGACCATAGCCGAGCGTTTTGAAGTGCAGGCAGCCGCTCACCCCAGTTCGGTTGCCCTCCATTGTGAGGATATCCGTATGACTTACAGGGAGCTGAATGCACGGGCTAATCGATTGGCCAGACTGTTGATCGCAGAAGGTGCTGGGCCGGAACAGATGGTGGCTTTAGCCTTACCTCGATCGGTAGAGATGGTCGTAGCCATTCTTGCTGTACTCAAAACGGGCGCTGCCTATCTGCCCTTGGACCCGCATTATCCGGCAGACCGTTTAACGCATATGCTGACGGACGCAGCGCCGAAAGTGTTGATTACAAGTACAGATGTATACGCCCTGCTGCCGCAGATGGCGAATATTGAATGTATCAACATGGACGATCTGCATACCCAGGGGCAATTGGAATCCATGGATGAGCGAAACCCGGCAGACCATGAACGGAACGGACGGGTAACTCCGCTGAGCCCGGCTTACATGATCTATACCTCAGGTTCAACAGGGAAACCCAAAGGTGTCGTGATTCCACATGCGAATGTCATCCGGTTATTGGATGCTACGCAGCACTGGTTCCTTTTTGACGAGAGCGATGTGTGGACGTTGTTCCATTCCTATGCGTTTGACTTCTCCGTGTGGGAAATCTGGGGTCCTCTGTTGTATGGAGGCAGCTTGGTTGTTGTTCCCCATGAGATTAGCCGCTCACCTGGAGCGTTCCTGCGACTGCTCGCCGAAAAGAAGGTAACCGTACTGAACCAGACGCCATCTGCATTCTACCAACTGATGCAGGCTGACAGGGAAAATCCGGTCTGGGGACAGCAGCTTGCGCTCCGCTATGTGATCTTTGGAGGCGAGGCACTGGAGCTGGGACGTTTGGATGACTGGTATGAACGCCATGCGGATGACACTCCAAGACTCATCAATATGTATGGTATTACGGAAACAACGGTTCATGTCAGCTACAAGGAACTGCACGCGGGCAGCGCTGCAGAAGGCGTAAGCAGCTGGATTGGCTGCGCTATTCCAGACCTGCGCGTTTATGTGTTGGATGATAATCTGAAGCCTGTACCGACAGGTGTAACTGGAGAGATGTATGTGGCCGGAGCCGGTCTGGCACGTGGATATTGGGGACGGCCAGATCTCACGGCAGAGCGATTCGTCGCTGATCCTTATGGGCCACCAGGCACGCGAATGTATCGTACGGGCGACTTGGCCAAACGTCTGCATGACGGGTCGCTTGATTATCTGGGACGAGCAGATCAACAGGTGAAAATCCGCGGGTTCCGCATTGAGCTTGGCGAGATTGAGGCTGTACTGGCAAAACATCCGAGCGTGGCTCAGGCTGCTGTTATCGTTCGTGAAGACCAGCCGGGAGATAAGCGTCTTGCCGCTTATATTGTTCCTGCATCGGACAATGAAGCGGAACTGGAAACGCCTGCGTTACGCCGACATGCGGCAGCGAGCCTTCCGGATTATATGGTTCCGTCTGCGGTTGTTTGGATGGACATCCTGCCACTTACGCCAAATGGCAAGCTGGATCGTAAAGCGTTGCCTGCACCAGAGATGCAATGTTCGGTTGATGGCCGAGCACCGCGCAATCCGCAGGAGCAGATTCTCTGTGATCTGTTTGCCGAAGTATTGGGATTGCGGAGTGTGAGTATTGATGACAGCTTCTTCGAACTGGGTGGTCATTCGCTGCTTGCGGTGCGCCTGATGAGTCGAATTCGTGAAGCGATGGGCAAGGAGCCGGGCATCGGCATTCTGTTCGAGACCGCCACGGTGGCTGGTCTGGCCGAGCGATTGGAGATGGGTGCCGATTCCGGGAAAAGCTCGCTTCAAGTGTTGTTACCGCTGAGGACTCATGGGCAGCATCCGCCTGTATTCTGTGTGCATCCGGCGGGAGGACTCAGTTGGTGTTATGCCGGGTTGATGAAACACTTGGGTATGGAGTATCCGCTGTACGGATTGCAGGCAAGAGGGATTGCCGAGTACGAGGTGCTCCCGTCAACACTGGAGGATATGACAGCGGATTACATCCGTCACATCAGGTCTGTGCAGCCCGAAGGCCCTTATCGTTTGCTTGGCTGGTCACTGGGCGGCAACGTGGCACAGGCTATGGCCGTGCAGCTTCAGTCTGAAGGAGAGGAAGTAGAGTTTCTGGCCATGCTGGATGCGTATCCGAGTCACTATCTGCCTATTCGCGGGGAACCAGATGAGGAAGAAGCTTTAACGGCATTGCTTGCACTTGGCGGATATGATCCGGACAGTATTGGGGATGGGCCGCTGGATATGGCAACAGCGATGCGTATTCTTCGTAGCGAAGGCAGTGCACTTGCTAGTTTGGATGAAGAGACGATCATGAAGCTCCGGAAAACCTATGAAAATTCCGTCCGGATCTTGGGGGCTTACACGCCATCCCGATTCGAAGGTGACCTGATCTTCTTCCGTTCTACCATTATCCCCGACTGGTTCGATCCGATTGAACCCGAGATGTGGAATGCATTCATTGGAGGCCAATTGGAACGTCATGATATTGCCTGTCGTCACAAAGATCTTTGTCAGCCGGGGCCATTGGAGGAAATTTGCCGTACCCTGTCCATCCGGCTGGAGATGCTGAACAAGAATCGTAACATTCAACACAAATAG
- a CDS encoding isochorismatase family protein, whose amino-acid sequence MALPVIQPYAMPVASELPVNKVSWTPDAKRAVLLIHDMQNYFMNAFTAGASPAVELIDHIAQLRSTCHELGIPVVYSAQPGGQTPEQRGLQLDFWGAGIDGGPVQKEIVESLAPAPQDIFMTKWRYSAFQKTELLELMERQGRDQLMVCGIYAHIGCLMTSSEAFMRDIQAFLIADAVADFSAEKHRMALTYAAERCAVALTTERSIALLNASASTRIGEEVTSEVQQQSASTAEIGSVEQGREAVDHARLVALRAQIGDLLQEQSDSIGEHDDLIQNWGMDSIRMMSLAERFRAEGAEVTFVDLAEQPTLAAWARLLDHVQPKVLPNGDYF is encoded by the coding sequence ATGGCACTTCCAGTGATTCAACCATATGCAATGCCTGTAGCGTCGGAGCTTCCGGTCAACAAGGTATCCTGGACCCCGGATGCGAAGCGTGCAGTACTTTTGATCCACGACATGCAGAACTATTTCATGAATGCATTTACGGCGGGAGCATCCCCGGCGGTAGAGCTGATTGATCATATTGCACAACTTCGTTCAACGTGTCATGAACTAGGGATTCCCGTGGTCTACTCGGCACAACCGGGTGGGCAGACACCGGAGCAGCGCGGACTACAGCTGGACTTCTGGGGTGCAGGGATCGATGGCGGACCTGTGCAAAAAGAAATTGTTGAATCGCTTGCACCCGCTCCACAGGACATCTTTATGACCAAATGGCGCTACAGCGCCTTCCAGAAGACAGAACTGCTTGAATTGATGGAGCGGCAGGGCCGGGATCAATTGATGGTTTGCGGCATATATGCGCATATCGGATGTCTGATGACGTCAAGTGAGGCATTCATGCGAGACATTCAGGCGTTTCTGATTGCCGATGCGGTTGCTGATTTTTCAGCGGAAAAACATCGTATGGCGCTGACGTACGCGGCAGAGCGATGTGCGGTAGCACTAACGACCGAACGTTCGATTGCGTTGCTGAATGCATCAGCCTCAACCAGAATTGGAGAGGAAGTTACGTCCGAGGTGCAGCAGCAATCAGCATCCACCGCGGAGATTGGGTCTGTCGAGCAAGGACGAGAAGCCGTTGATCATGCAAGGTTGGTAGCATTACGAGCTCAGATTGGCGATCTGTTACAGGAGCAGTCCGATTCCATTGGGGAGCATGACGATCTGATTCAGAACTGGGGAATGGATTCCATTCGCATGATGAGTCTGGCTGAACGTTTTCGCGCGGAAGGAGCAGAGGTTACCTTTGTTGATCTGGCGGAGCAGCCTACACTGGCCGCTTGGGCAAGACTCCTTGATCATGTCCAACCGAAAGTACTGCCGAACGGAGACTACTTTTGA
- a CDS encoding (2,3-dihydroxybenzoyl)adenylate synthase: MLSGYQAWPEEVAERYRQEGCWEGITFGKMLRQRADLYGNRVAVISGEQQLTYAELDDRVDRLASGLYAKGIRQHDRVILQLPNIIAFAEACFALFRIGALPVFALPLHRKSEITYFARFSEAVAYLIPDQDGGFDYRTLAEEVQAEVPGLRHIFVAGEAGPFTALEDVYAEPVTLPDEPMSSDVAFLQLSGGSTGLSKMIPRTHDDYIYSLRRSVEVCGLSPESVYLAALPVAHNYPMSSPGILGTLYAGGTIVLSRGSSPDEAFPLIMRHQVTITALVPPLALVWLNAAAARGTKLPSLQVLQVGGAKFSAEVAARVKPVLGCTLQQVFGMAEGLVNYTRLDDSEHVINHTQGKPMSPYDEVRIVDDEDVEVEQGQAGHLLTRGPYTIRGYYKAEEHNARSFTTDGFYRTGDIASLTADGYLVVEGRAKDQINRGGDKVAAEEVENHLLAHPGVHDAALVSMPDEYLGERSCAFIVPSGEAPGVAEIKSFLRNRGLASYKIPDRIEWVDAFPKTQVGKVSKKALREMLTIGQPVSK, from the coding sequence ATGCTGTCAGGATATCAGGCTTGGCCTGAGGAAGTTGCAGAGCGTTATCGGCAGGAGGGTTGCTGGGAAGGGATTACGTTTGGGAAAATGCTTCGCCAGCGAGCTGATCTATATGGCAATCGGGTAGCCGTTATTAGCGGTGAACAACAGCTCACTTATGCAGAACTGGATGACCGGGTGGATCGATTGGCTTCTGGTTTATATGCCAAAGGCATACGGCAGCATGACCGGGTTATTCTTCAGCTGCCCAATATTATAGCGTTTGCTGAAGCATGTTTTGCTTTATTCCGCATCGGTGCGCTGCCTGTATTCGCTCTTCCCTTGCATCGAAAGAGCGAAATCACATATTTCGCTCGGTTCTCCGAGGCCGTAGCATATCTGATTCCGGATCAGGATGGCGGATTTGATTATCGCACGTTGGCAGAGGAGGTACAGGCAGAGGTTCCGGGACTTCGGCATATTTTCGTGGCGGGAGAGGCCGGGCCGTTTACAGCATTGGAAGATGTCTATGCAGAACCTGTCACACTGCCGGATGAACCGATGTCTTCGGATGTTGCTTTTCTACAGTTGTCGGGTGGAAGTACCGGATTATCCAAGATGATCCCACGTACTCATGATGACTACATTTACAGTTTACGAAGAAGCGTTGAGGTGTGTGGTCTCAGTCCCGAAAGCGTCTATCTGGCTGCACTACCTGTAGCACATAACTATCCAATGAGCTCACCTGGCATTCTGGGCACGTTGTACGCAGGTGGCACGATTGTGCTGTCACGGGGATCAAGCCCGGATGAAGCCTTTCCGTTGATTATGCGCCATCAGGTAACGATCACGGCGTTGGTGCCGCCGCTGGCTCTCGTCTGGCTCAACGCAGCGGCTGCCCGAGGAACCAAGCTTCCGTCGCTCCAGGTGCTTCAAGTGGGGGGAGCCAAATTCAGTGCAGAGGTGGCGGCACGCGTCAAACCGGTTCTTGGCTGTACATTACAACAGGTGTTTGGGATGGCCGAAGGGCTGGTGAACTACACACGTCTCGACGATTCCGAGCATGTCATTAACCATACACAAGGGAAACCAATGTCACCCTATGACGAGGTGCGGATTGTGGATGACGAAGACGTTGAGGTGGAGCAGGGACAAGCCGGACACCTACTGACACGCGGGCCCTATACCATTCGTGGTTATTACAAAGCCGAGGAACATAACGCCAGATCGTTTACTACGGACGGTTTCTATCGCACAGGCGATATTGCGAGCCTGACGGCTGACGGATATCTCGTTGTCGAAGGGCGGGCGAAGGATCAGATTAACCGTGGCGGGGATAAAGTGGCTGCCGAGGAAGTGGAAAATCACCTGCTGGCCCATCCTGGCGTGCATGATGCAGCATTGGTATCCATGCCCGATGAGTATCTGGGCGAACGCTCTTGCGCATTTATTGTGCCAAGCGGTGAAGCTCCGGGGGTGGCCGAGATCAAGTCTTTTCTACGCAATCGGGGACTGGCCAGTTATAAAATTCCGGACCGGATTGAGTGGGTAGACGCTTTTCCGAAGACACAAGTAGGCAAGGTCAGCAAAAAAGCATTACGTGAGATGTTGACCATCGGGCAACCTGTTTCTAAATAA